One window of Puntigrus tetrazona isolate hp1 chromosome 14, ASM1883169v1, whole genome shotgun sequence genomic DNA carries:
- the tbc1d2 gene encoding TBC1 domain family member 2A isoform X2: MLNISPYPDQTTTNWKAPHQHTTAAEGVYTGNVRTGNHSQTSTDFLPIVKTPSGLVGEEAASLPAPGFNSPLNMSIKHPLIELQNTMHSFRNRHSQEIRQSVFHIDDSQTDHQKAPSSKTSTLAVPTPSSSQSAESPANAKSEQDLSTISPIRKSSKEKDTSRLQHEKLSMAEEVKAQKELVLLLHKVLEAAQLEKRTCAQFLAAEGDQERLELLRHGERRSAELRDHLESLQQENDNLRRELNQRDAHIVELQESVQLLMHKNQAKQEVIVKLSEKLAVCGEDQQCANGLRSEALKQLTIENDNLKDDLKAYKTQNQYLNSEIYHLTTLWRKSCEQEQSLIVKCAVLETNNCQMESRYLGILQKLQESKELNPEQREAVKKVVKDAVRADMSTAAKLTSIRDYDEYGFKTAMDYRVEDLKLLAKIQALEIRSQTLLNQEECDGPQLARCTQLLSGRPEGELSSSTELKNLLRTGLPREYRARVWRFMIQTRTKSLKERHPDRYQELCEKSRTSPHLVPRQIQLDLDRTLTSNQYFCPPSSPLIQKLERVLQAFSWQNPTIGYVQGLNRLAAIALLVLQDEEDAFWCLVVIVDYIMPSNYYTKDLVGCQADQRVLKDLMSEKLPRLTAHLEALKVDVSLITVEWFLVLFVENLPTRILLKVWDAFLYEGIKVIFRYALALFKYKEEIILKINDISEMYQYLRIFPYTIADGRKLTGIAFNDMNPLPMKLLQNRRAAHLERLHAEIKELENLRKAYKAEQVQCKNKELDTLASEDEEEV; this comes from the exons ATGCTGAACATAAGCCCATACCCCGACCAGACAACCACAAACTGGAAAGCACCCCATCAGCATACAACTGCCGCG GAGGGTGTGTACACAGGAAATGTCAGGACTGGAAATCATTCGCAAACTTCAA CTGACTTCTTGCCCATAGTGAAGACACCTTCAGGCCTGGTGGGTGAAGAAGCTGCCAGTCTGCCTGCTCCAGGATTCAACAGCCCGCTCAACATGTCAATCAAACATCCACTAATTGAGCTGCA GAACACAATGCACAGTTTTCGTAACCGGCACTCACAGGAGATTAGACAAAGCGTTTTCCATATTGATGACTCACAAACTGACCATCAAAAAGCACCCTCATCTAAGACATCCA CTTTGGCGGTTCCCACACCCAGCTCTTCTCAAAGCGCAGAATCCCCGGCTAATGCCAAGTCTGAGCAAGATCTCTCCACCATTTCACCAATCAGAAAAAGCAGCAAAGAAAAGGACACATCTCGGCTTCAACATGAAAAACTTTCCATGGCAGAAGAGGTCAAAGCGCAGAAG GAGTTGGTGTTGCTGTTGCATAAGGTGCTGGAAGCTGCTCAGCTGGAGAAGCGCACCTGTGCTCAGTTTCTAGCCGCTGAGGGCGATCAGGAGCGCTTGGAGCTCCTCAGACACGGCGAGCGACGATCGGCCGAACTGCGAGACCATCTGGAGTCCCTGCAGCAAGAGAACGACAACCTACGGAGGGAACTGAACCAGAGGGATGCCCACATCGTCGAACTCCAGGAGAGTGTCCAGCTGCTCATGCACAAGAATCAggccaaacaggaagtgatagTGAAGCTGTCTGAGAAGCTAGCAGTCTGCGGAGAAGACCAGCAGTGCGCCAACGGGCTGCGGTCGGAAGCCTTAAAACAGCTAACAATCGAAAATGACAATTTGAAA GATGATTTGAAAGCATATAAAACTCAGAACCAGTACCTAAACTCTGAGATCTATCATCTGACGACACTTTGGCGAAAAAGTTGCGAACAGGAGCAAAGTCTAATAGTAAag TGTGCTGTTCTGGAGACCAATAACTGTCAGATGGAAAGCAGATACCTGGGAATCCTCCAGAAGCTCCAGGAGAGTAAGGAATTGAATCCAGAGCAGAGAGAAGCGGTCAAGAAGGTGGTTAAGGATGCAGTTCGGGCGGACATGAGCACCGCTGCCAAACTAACCTCAATCAG GGATTACGATGAATATGGATTTAAGACTGCAATGGACTACAGAGTTGAGGACCTGAAGCTCCTTGCTAAGATCCAGGCCCTGGAGATCCGATCCCAAACCCTGCTGAACCAGGAGGAATGCGACGGCCCACAGTTGGCTCGTTGCACTCAGCTCCTGTCTGGGCGCCCTGAAGGAGAACTGTCTTCATCCACAGAATTGAAGAATCTCCTCCGGACGGGCTTACCTCGCGAGTACCGTGCGAGGGTTTGGCGCTTTATGATACAGACTAGGACTAAGTCTCTAAAAGAGCGTCATCCCGATCGCTATCAGGAACTGTGCGAGAAGAGCAGAACCTCGCCTCACCTGGTGCCCAGACAGATCCAGCTGGACCTCGATCGCACGCTGACCTCCAATCAATACTTTTGCCCTCCTTCAAGCCCCTTGATTCAGAAGCTGGAGAGAGTTTTGCAGGCGTTCTCGTGGCAGAACCCCACCATCGGCTATGTGCAGGGACTCAACAG ACTGGCAGCCATTGCTCTGCTGGTATTACAGGATGAGGAAGATGCCTTCTGGTGCTTGGTAGTGATTGTGGACTACATAATGCCTTCAAATTACTACACTAAAGACCTGGTGGGCTGTCAG GCTGACCAGCGTGTGCTGAAGGACCTCATGTCTGAGAAGCTGCCTCGACTCACGGCTCACCTGGAAGCGCTAAAAGTGGACGTGTCACTCATCACTGTTGAATGGTTTCTGGTGTTGTTTGTTGAGAACCTGCCTACACGCATACTGCTTAAAGTATGGGACGCCTTCCTGTACGAGGGCATCAAG GTGATATTTCGCTATGCATTGGCTCTTTTCAAATACAAAGAGGAAATCATCTTAAAGATCAACGACATTTCTGAGATGTACCAGTATCTCCGCATCTTCCCCTACACCATTGCAGATGGAAG GAAGCTGACGGGCATCGCCTTTAACGATATGAACCCACTGCCCATGAAACTGCTACAGAACCGGCGCGCTGCACATCTGGAACGCCTCCATGCTGAGATTAAAGAGCTGGAGAACTTACGGAAAGCATACAAAGCTGAACAAGTCCAGTGCAAAAACAAAGAGCTGGACACACTGGCCAgtgaggatgaagaggaggtATAA